The genomic segment CGCCAGCTTGTAGTGGTAATTGGCATTGTCGGGCTGCTGCTCCAGCGCCTCTTTGTAGTGCGCAACGGCCTCGCTGGCCTTGCCGGCATCGAGCGCCGTATCTCCCTGCGCAACCGATTCCGCCGCCTCCAGCTGCGTCTCCTGGTCCTTCTTGATCTGCTGGAACTTCTTCGTCTCCTCCGTCGCGCGGTCCGTCTCCCCGACCCCGCGCAGCGCCTTCGCCAATGCGAAATGCACCTCCGGGTCCGACGCGCCCATCGCAATCGCCTTCTCCAGCTCCGTCTTGGCCTCCGCCCACTCCCTCAGAAGCACCAGCGTGTTTCCCAGCTCATAATGCGATTTCATCGAGTCCGGCTGCAGCGCCACCGCCTGCTCCAGATACGTCTTCGACTGCGCGTTGTCACCCGCGGCCCGACGCGCCAGCCCGTTCAGGAACAGCACCTCCGGGTCCTTCGGCCGCGCTGCCAACAGCTTCGGACCCAGCGCAACCGCCTCGTCCACGTGGTTCTGCAACACCAGCAACCGGAAGTATTCCAGCTCCGCGTCCACATCTTCCGGATGGCTGTCGCTCATTTGCTTCGCCAGCCGAATCGCTCCCTCATAGTTCCGCTGTCTCACCAGCACCACCAGCATTGCCTTCTGCAACGACAGCGACCCCGGATGCTCCTTCAGTGCCTCGTTCAGCACCTTCTCCGCCTGATCTGGATAGTTCAGCAGCCCAAACGCCCGCGCCAATGCAATCGACAGGTTCTCCGTCCGCGGCGCGCCCTGCAGCACCTGGATCACGCCCGCATAATCCTGCCGCTGCATCAGGATCCCCGTGATCCCCTCCAGCGCTTCCTCCGACTTCGGATCGATCGCAATGGCCTTCCGCCACTCACGCTCTGCATCTTCCGGCTTGCCAGCATCCTCATACAGCGACGCAAGCAGCAGATGCGGCTTCAACTGAGCCGGCGCAAGCTCCGCCGACTTCTCGAGCTCCGGCAGCGCCTGCCCCGGCTGCTTCGACGCCACCAGCGCGAGCCCCAGCAGATAATGCAACTGCCCAGAGCCCGCATCCGTCTTCAGGCCCGCTCGAAAGGTCTCGATTGCACAGGGAAACTGCTCATGGCTGGCATACCAGTTGCCCAGCGCGGCGGCGTTTGCAACATTCGGCTGCGCCCGCATCTTCGCCACCATCGCCTGGGGACCGTTACACACCGCGTGCGCCGTTCCCGCGAATCCCAGGCAGGCAGCCAATAGCAGGCATTTCATGCCGGGACTACACAGGCTACTCATGTACTTGAATCTCCGCCTGAAGAATACACGACCCCAACATCACTTTCTTTAGCCCAGCCGAGATGCCGGGTGCCCCATCCATGCGACGTCTTTGTTTTTGTCGCATGGGTGGGAGACCACACTCCTCACCCAGCCGGCCGCACGTTCCAGCACACCTCCCTCGCGACTTCTTTCTGTCGCGAGGCCCCATCCGCAGCCCCACCCCAGCGGAGACTGGCGCCGAAGGCGCAGTTGGCCCCACCGCCGAAGGCGCAGTTGGCCCCACCGCAGGTGGCGCAGTTGGCCCCACCGCAGGTGCCCGCAGGTGGCCGCACCGCAGGTGCCCGCAGGTGGAGGTAAAATTGCGTGAAACTCCTCCAGGCTGTTCCTACGTACCTATAACTAGAGCCTGCTCAGGATTACCTCGGGAGACTGCCTTATGCGCTTTCATCCAGCCGCATGTTTTTCGCTCGCCTTGTTGGGAACTTCGCTTACAGTTGCCGCCCACGCCCAGTTCGCGCCCCCCACCCCGGAAGAGCTGAAGATGACCTCCGATCCCAAAGCTCCCGGAGCCGACGCCGTCTACCTCGACCGCGTCGAAGTCACCGACGACCCGCACCACTTCTCTACCGTCTATGCCCGCATCAAGGTCCTCACGGAAAAAGGCACGGAAGCGGCCACCGTCCACATCCCCTATCTCAAGAACTTCGTCTTCCACGCATCTGGCGATAACTCCAGCCGCATGGGTTCCGGCACCGCCAATCACTGGGACGCCCCCAACGTGAACCACTCCGGCGAAGACCGCCCCAATGACATCGACTCCTTTGATGTCAAAACCGACATCGCCGCCATCGAAGGCCGCACCATCCACCCCGACGGCACCATCGTCCCCCTCACCGGAACCCCCTCCGACCTGCTCAAAATCAAGCGCGGCAAAAACCAGGTCAACGAAGTCACCTTCACCCTCCCCTCCGTCGAAGTCGGCAGCATCATCGAGTACCGCTACCAGGTCCGCTACGACCGCTTCGAAGGCGCCGTTGACTGGCAGATCCAGAAGCCCTTCTTCACCCATCACGCGCGCTTCACCTTCACCCCCGACGAGCAGTTCTCGCCCTTCCGCAACAAGCTCGGCGCCGCCGGCGTCCAGAACAGCAGCCTCCTCGACTACCACAGCGAGATCATGACCGATCTCGAAAACGCTGCCATTCTCCCCGCTCACGCTACCGTCAAATCCGAGGCTTCCGGCCTCTACTCGCTCGACCTCACTGACATCCCCGCCGCGCCCCTCGAGCCCTTTAGCCCTCCGCTTGAAGGACGCGCCTACCGCGTCGCCTTCTACTACGTCGCCACACCCGACGAGAAGGAGTTCTGGCGCAAAGACATGAGCTACTGGAACAAGAAGCTCAACCAGTACATCGAGCCCACCAACCTCCTCAAAAGCACCGTCAAAGAAGCCGTAACCGGCGTTGACAATGACCTCGACAAGGCCAAAAAGCTCTACGACATCACCGCCAAAATCGAAAACACAGACTTCAGCACCACCGGAGAGCCAGGCCTCGGCAGCGGCTGGATCCCCGCCGGCAGTGTCGAACGGGTCCTCATCGACAAGAAGGGCGCCAGCAACCAGATCGCCTACCTTTACCTCGCCCTCGCCCGCATCGCCGGCCTGAACCCCCGTCCCGAGCGCATCGCCAGCCGCAGCCAGCGCATCTTCTCGCCGCAGTTCCGCGATCCCAGCCAGCTCGACTCCGTCGTGATCACCATGAACCTGGGCGACAAAGAGGTCACCGTCGACCCCGGCGCCAAAATGGCCCCCTTCGCCACCCTCCACTGGGCCCACTCGGCCGCCGGTGGACTGGTCATGAACGGTTCCAAGATCGAAACCGTCATCACCCCCGAGCAGAGCATCACTGAAAACGCCGTGATCCACATCGGAAATCTCGCCGTTACCGCGCAGGGCTCCGTCTCCGGCTCGCTCAAGACCGCTTACATCGGCCAGCAGGCCCTCTACCTCCGCCAGATCGCTGTCAGCAACGGCCCTGATGCCGCCCGCGACGAAATCAACCGCCGCCTCGCCACCCAGGTCCCCGAGGGCGTTCAGGCCAAAGTCGACCACCTCGTCAACGTCGACGACCCCAACAAGCAGCTTCTCGCCATTGTCTCCGTCTCGGGCAAACCTGCCTCCCAGGCCGGCAGCCGCCTCGTCCTGCCGCGCAACTTCTTCCGTGCCCGCGAAGCCAACCCCTACCCCGCTGACGACTCCCGCATCAGCCCCGTCGACGTCCACTACCCCGAGCAGGAGCAGGACCAGATCACCTACGTCCTTCCCGCCGGATTCAGCCTTGAAGGCAAGCCCGAGGACGCCTCCGCCAAGCTCGAGCAGGACGCCGCCTATCAGTCCAAGGCCAAAATCGAAGGAAACTCCGTCACCAGCACCCGCGTCCTCGCCCGCGGCTTCACCTGGCTCGCCCCCGTTCAGTACACCCCCCTCCGCGACTTCTATCAGAAGGTAGTCACCGCCGACCGCCAGGACCTAGTCCTGGCCCCAGGCACCCAGGCCACCAACCAGTAACGCGCCACCCGCGCATTCCCGCTCGGAAATGGGTGCCCCATCCTAGCTCTGCTAG from the Occallatibacter riparius genome contains:
- a CDS encoding DUF3857 and transglutaminase domain-containing protein; the protein is MRFHPAACFSLALLGTSLTVAAHAQFAPPTPEELKMTSDPKAPGADAVYLDRVEVTDDPHHFSTVYARIKVLTEKGTEAATVHIPYLKNFVFHASGDNSSRMGSGTANHWDAPNVNHSGEDRPNDIDSFDVKTDIAAIEGRTIHPDGTIVPLTGTPSDLLKIKRGKNQVNEVTFTLPSVEVGSIIEYRYQVRYDRFEGAVDWQIQKPFFTHHARFTFTPDEQFSPFRNKLGAAGVQNSSLLDYHSEIMTDLENAAILPAHATVKSEASGLYSLDLTDIPAAPLEPFSPPLEGRAYRVAFYYVATPDEKEFWRKDMSYWNKKLNQYIEPTNLLKSTVKEAVTGVDNDLDKAKKLYDITAKIENTDFSTTGEPGLGSGWIPAGSVERVLIDKKGASNQIAYLYLALARIAGLNPRPERIASRSQRIFSPQFRDPSQLDSVVITMNLGDKEVTVDPGAKMAPFATLHWAHSAAGGLVMNGSKIETVITPEQSITENAVIHIGNLAVTAQGSVSGSLKTAYIGQQALYLRQIAVSNGPDAARDEINRRLATQVPEGVQAKVDHLVNVDDPNKQLLAIVSVSGKPASQAGSRLVLPRNFFRAREANPYPADDSRISPVDVHYPEQEQDQITYVLPAGFSLEGKPEDASAKLEQDAAYQSKAKIEGNSVTSTRVLARGFTWLAPVQYTPLRDFYQKVVTADRQDLVLAPGTQATNQ
- a CDS encoding tetratricopeptide repeat protein, which translates into the protein MSSLCSPGMKCLLLAACLGFAGTAHAVCNGPQAMVAKMRAQPNVANAAALGNWYASHEQFPCAIETFRAGLKTDAGSGQLHYLLGLALVASKQPGQALPELEKSAELAPAQLKPHLLLASLYEDAGKPEDAEREWRKAIAIDPKSEEALEGITGILMQRQDYAGVIQVLQGAPRTENLSIALARAFGLLNYPDQAEKVLNEALKEHPGSLSLQKAMLVVLVRQRNYEGAIRLAKQMSDSHPEDVDAELEYFRLLVLQNHVDEAVALGPKLLAARPKDPEVLFLNGLARRAAGDNAQSKTYLEQAVALQPDSMKSHYELGNTLVLLREWAEAKTELEKAIAMGASDPEVHFALAKALRGVGETDRATEETKKFQQIKKDQETQLEAAESVAQGDTALDAGKASEAVAHYKEALEQQPDNANYHYKLAIALSQSGEGAGERQELEKAIALDARLPGAQNALGVLLSQTGDADEAVKHFQQAVQGAPGWPEAWINLAAELAVTRRFREAKQAVAKALELDPKNQQARELSDQLARDPAAQ